TGCCAGAAAACGCAGCCTAAACCTtcgatacggaaaaattcataaaacgttcatttttcgtcgaaaaaatgcaATTCCAGTTGGGTTTGAAAGGTTTTTCCTGGAAGTTCACCACACACTCAATAATAAAttgtaaattaaaaaaataataataataacaacaaataAAAAATACCTTCACAGAAATTTTCAAGAGAATCACGACACATTCTGGATGACATTCTTAAATATTTATCCCACTCATCACTCGCTGTGCCATACACTAGTTGCCTAATTGCCGCAATACACTTTTGTATTCCAGAGAAATCAACTTTGTAACTATCACTTTCTCTTCGTGTGAAAAGAGGGAATTCGCCCACAACATCATTAGAAATTTTTAGGAAAAGACGACGACTCATACGAAACCTACGCCTAAGCTGGACATCATTGTACAatggattttcacaaaaataatctTGCATTAAACGTTCATGAGCACCTAACCGATCTCGTTCAAGAGTCGGTTGTCTGGTACGCGATGTAGAGGATTGGGCTTCTTCTCACAAATAATTAATCGTCTCCTGCGTAATTGTGATAATCATATCGTCAAGAACACCGTCGGATGAAGAGCTCGACGAATCGGATGACATTCTTAAAAATGATTGGGTagaatttttgtgtttttttttgtgaCCGATGTGTGTTTTAGTTTGTGATTGATATATGTTTTAGTTTAGGATAGGTTTGTATATATATCTgaataaaaataaacttttttttaattcaaaCGTTGGCCAACAGTAAAGTTTGACCAACTTGCCTCGATCAACTCCAAAACTCACCGTTAACATGCTGGCGAGACCTCCAtggcgccccccccccccccgataaCTTGCGCGGCGTGGCCGGTGGCGCCCCCGGGGTGCTATCGATGCAGATGTGGCGGGGTGGCGCCATCCCATATCCACTGGCCTTACCACGAACATGTAAGACCACATGGTGTGGCTTAGCGCCCCCTGCCAAATTTCCCATTTTGGTGCCCTATTGCGCCCCGCCCCCACTTCCTAGGCGCTATGAGGGGGGAGGGGCGCCATTGTTCTCTTCGCCAAGCTGTTAACGGGCGTCATTTGTTGTTTTCGAGGTTTTGTTCAAATAAGACCGTTCATCAACACtcgaattaaaaaaaattaaaactttattatttatatacatatattttacaCATCACAATCACAAATTAACTCACTAAAACATGCAAACTCTCTCCAATCATTTTTATAAAAGATGTCATCCCACTTTGCATCCGATTCATCCAGCTCTTCATCCGATGGATTGACGACGATATGCTTATCGCAGTGACTCAGGAGGTGATTCAATATTTGCGAGAAGAAGTCAAATCGTCTACAAAGCGTATCAGACAAGCGCTTCTTGAACGAGATCGATTAGGTGACTTTAAACCATTGAAATGATGTTAAAGAAattaatatacatgtttttttgtgtttttttttatagtttattcatgttatttgaatttaaattaatatacttaatttaaataataatgatGGTGGCTTTAAACCATTGAAATGATGTTAAAGAAATGGGCTTTAAAGCCCTCATATGAGGTGGCGCATAGGTGATGTTGACTTCGCATTAGCCTAAAGTAAACTAAGTCAAAACAACCTGCATATTCCAGGATTTAAAGCATAATGACGTCTAAATGATTAGTTAGTTGGGTTGGATTTGCACACAAAGACAAATTAACGAAAACCATGGGTGAGAGGGTTGCAAATCCCTTGTATTGAGTGACTAAAATATTCTACCAACCGTCTGCTTTTTATGATTAGAATTAGATGTATAATAAACAACATCCAAAACACACTCACGGGAACCATTAAATATGCAACTCAATCAAACATTCAAACCAACATTTCACTCTCACGCTCTACGTAACAAACACATCATCATACTAAAAATGAAACacttcataacataattaacataATATCCTTACCTATTCGTATAAGACAAAATAAATAATTTTGATTGGTATGAGTGGTCAGATGTTACATGATGCTTACGAGATTTTTTTAGAGATAACTAAAAGTGAAGACAACGGTGATGGAAATGGCATACAATACTCGGGAATACAAATACGAGAAGTTATCCCTTAGATGATCAAATTCACATTATTTACAACACGCATTCTTGTTCAAATAGGTTTTTTAAACGATTTACCGcaattttgttggtttgtaagaAAGGCACTGGTCAATAAGTTTTCCCTTAGCCCAGGGAAACAGAACCACGTACGTAGGCTCATAAACTATCTGGACAGAGAAGGGATTGAATATAATATGGAATGATAATGTGTGAGAGGCTAAGGCTCAAATGATAGAGGCCTTATGTTGCTAACAAACAAAGAGATAGAAGGGGTTCAACTGTATAGCCCGTGAATGCATGTGATCCCTAATTGAAGGGCTGTTATctcatctttctttctttctgtGTTTGGTTTTGACAACTAATTATCTATACACACAAGGTCCTACTTACTCACGTGTCCTTCTTTGTCTTTCTACACAAAATCAAATTTGCTATTTCTAAATTCTCACAATTATTACCACCCATAAAATCCCCTTAAATTATTTATATCGACTCATATAGGATAATTGTACACTATCATACTTGAAATTAAATAAAGTCTATGAAAGACAAATAATTAATTCAGCATGCAAcaaatattaaaaaacaaaaacaccAATAATTGAGAAACACACAATCAACCAGAAGGCATATTCATGGGGACCTGCAATATCTTAACTATTATTGATTATTCTATTCCCActtaaacctaattaaactaactTGGTAATGGTAATTAATATACACTTGGAGTTGTCATTACAGCAATACGTTGCTACATATATGCAGATATGAGAGATTTGTGGGGTACTTGGTATCTGTCGGTTTTCGTTAATTACACATGAATCAATTAATGTGGTCCGTTAATAAAACCATCAATggttttgtttatgtttttttcaTACATATCCTTTTCATTTTCTGTTTTGCTCAATCCGGTTAAACTTTTCTTTTTTATAGTTTTATAATCGCTAAATTGTTACCGGTACAGTGAAAGTAAAAATGATTTAGTTTTTGTTAAAGTTCTGATTCCAACTAATTATCATGGTTGCCTACATAATTTGGGACCGGTGATATTACCATAAATTAAAAGTTTGAAAGTTGGTCAACATAAATCAAAACTAAAGTAATTATCTTTTCTACTAGACTGGCACAAACACGTTCAGGGGTGTGTAAAATGGAGGAAATTAGTGTACGCAATCATGCAGGTGGCACTATGGGTAGTTTGGCGAAGCAGGAATGACTTGGTATTCAATGACAAACAAGTGAAGCTTGATCGGATGACGTACGAAATCAAGCAACTGGGTTTCTTGTGGATTGGTAGCCGCTCGGCACTAAAAGAAATAACTTGGGAGGAGTGGTGTAATTTTGATGTATCAAGAAAATGTATCTAGTTTGGCATGTTTAAAGTTGGTTGGTTGTAACTTGGTGTGGGCTAACACGTTGTTGGCCCTTTGATTAATAAATAAtatttgttggccgttcaaacaAAAAATTATCTTTTCTACTAGAACACATCAGAGTTTGTTACTTTCTTATGCAATTGTTTATCTAGAGCACCAGTCAAATTTACGCAAATGAACCAAACGTTCAGTAAATGTACAAGAAGGGGAataatttttttgttaatttaacTCGACAAACAAATATGAAAACATGTCTTGTGTGTTCGCTTACACTTATGAACGTTTGTTTATTATGTTCATTTGGTTATGCAACTGCTAGCCTCTCTTTCACGTTATATTTGGTTAGCACTACGTACAGGCATATTATGCGATTTTCACATTTCTCTCCTTATAATTAGTTATGTATTGAATTTGCCCTTCTCTATGTGTGTGTATCCACACGCAACTTCACGTGTGTCATGTGTGAAATGTTCATTTAGCGTATAGGTAAATATAAACAAACTTGAACAACTTCATTTCCTTtacaaacgaacatgaacgaagCCTCACCCATGTTCGTTATCTCCTTACGTGGCGCAAGTTATTAAGGATGATCAAGCAATAGCCATCACCTTGGAGAAAAAGAGAGATCACATGGCATTCTGCTCAACCATTGGCCAACTAACCTACAATAACATATAGCCATTTGAGCAAATGGGGTCCATTAATGGGACCATATGTTCAAAACCCCAACTATAATTCACACAAAGGAAAGAAGTAACATGTAAAGGTATTGAGAATAAAAAATGGAATGTCAGGCGCTATCAAACAATCTCTTCCTTTGCAGACCTACATTACTCTTAAAGTCCTCTGCCTATATAAACACCAAACAAACTCCTCATTTTGGCCATCTGAAATCCACCAATCAcataaaacacacaaagataaaCACACACTAGTACACACTTGCCAATCACATGGGTTGTTTTAGTTTCAAGAAACTTACATTTGCATTTGTGGTTGCAATTTTAGTATGGGCTTCAAGCATTGAAACTTGCAATGGTAGAAGGGGTAAGCATTGGAGGCATAGCAGAGATACTTTAAGTTCTTTGTACAAGAAGAAAGGAAACAATCATGGACACCAAATCATTGTTGAAAAGCcgaaatcgaaatcaaaatcaaaaccaaaaccgaaACAAAAACATCCACTTCCAACCCCAGAAGAACCGATAGCTCCTCCACAAAAAGGTTCAAAATTTAATGTCCTTGACTATGGAGCTAAAGGGGATGGTGCTTCTGATGATACACTGGTGAGCTATATTTTCATCTTTATAATCTTGTTAGGACCTTTTGTTTTAATAAGTTCTACATAGAATGTTTAGAATCCATGCTTAGAAGACCAAAATCTGCTAGGAATCATTTTCTTATCTGCGGGTCCCATTTCCATAATACGAGGTACTAGTGAAAATAGGACCCGAGGTGAAAATGAGAAAGGAGTTAAAGAACGGAGTCTCAACACGCAATGCATGTAGAACTCTTAGGGTACCCATATTTGGACTAACTGAGATGATTTTTACTCTCATTTGAAAATATCATCCCTAATATGTCAAGGTGGGTGTGTGGGTGAGCGAGTCAGCCGGGTTGGATAACGGGTTAAGAAACGTTTGGGTTGGAATGGGTCATTTTTCAGTACCGGCTAATACAGGACGCATCTTATGAGTTTGGCCCATAAACACTTttatgtcttttttttttaaattactttATAGATATTTAATGCATTATTATGATTACAAGATAACTATCCGTGTAAAACACTTTAAAAGGTTGTAAGCGCTAAAGTTTATTTTTTGTGGCTTTCGACCAATTTCGTTTCTACCTAAAAACTAACAAATAACCACCCGAACTAAACATAACACAAAAAATTGGAATAAAGGAAATACATAATTCTACAAAATTAGCATGTACTAAAAAAACCATTGTTTTCAGAACCAGACCAGCCTGCCCGACAGAACCTACTGAACCAGGCACAAATAAACCCGCCGGTTTTAGCAAACCGTACAAAATCAGTGGCAACCCAACTTTTAGTCCGGGCAGACCAGTTAAACCAGTGAACCATCTGAATCGAATGATCGCTAGCGGTCCCGGTCTTACAACATTTTACATAAGGACATCCATTTGTTGCAACTTGTGTCGTTTCTAGAAAAAGACAGATGGCAGTTCACTTTTTGTTGTATGTTTCTTTATTAATGGGCGTATAAAATCAAAGCAAAAAGATAACAGGAATTGTATGGGCGTATAAAATCAAAGCAAAAAGATAATAGGAATTGGATGATAAAAGAGAACAAAATTAGGTGGGACGCCAatgagctagtggtggagtggtaagggagagaccttgtgttccaagtgacccaagttcaattcctgcccctagcatttagtttctgcggcacctggtgatgatgggagactaggcgagtaggcggcgatcgctagttcgatccttgaactgagcgggttttacctcaccgcactgtcgtgccttcgggcgagtgttcacaggcttcggccctaggtgagggttttccccggttcggaaggcgagtgtatcccgatgtggtgaatttcgccagtagcccatttggaggattcgttggccgttcaaaaaaaaaaaaattaggtgGGACCACTCACAATACTCTCTCTCATACGGCAGTTTGTTTTGTATGGTCTAGATTCCCAACAATAATTGTATACTGTCAAATGCAAACTACCAACTGTATGACAAATACGTGTACTCATATTTTAACCATAACTGTCAAAATAACCAAAAATCCGTTAACATTTGGAAACTGCCATAATTCTAAATTAGGTAATATAGATTTTGGCTTTGAAACTAACGTCATCTGAGACGTGTGTAGGCATTTCAAGCGGCGTGGGCGGATGCTTGTAAAGTGGAAGCGTCAACGATGATTGTGCCATCGGATTATGAGTTTCTCGTGGGACCCATTTCTTTCTCCGGTCCATATTGTCAAAGAAACATTCTAtttcaggtttgttacaacagaGTGTCGATTTTGACTCATTTACTTAAAGATAAGGGTCCGTCAATGTATTAATAAAAGATATTTAAGAAATGCATAAACTATTGCAGCTTGATGGTACAATCATAGCTCCAACAGATGCACAAGCATGGGGTAAAGGTCTCCTACAATGGCTTGAATTTACAAAACTTGTAGGGCTCACAATTAGAGGAAAAGGCACCATTGATGGAAGAGGTTCAGTTTGGTGGACAAATTCTATAGTTGATGATCCTATTGATAATGAAGAACAACAAATTATTTCATTAGACAACACTACAGTTACACAAAATCCACAAGTAATTTAAATCCTTCCTActcttttaatttttatttaaaatctgcCCTAATTGTTTTTCATATTATTGAGAAAATCGCAAGAATAATCATTTTTACCTCTATAGTCATTAGCCACGAGAACAAATTTCTCGTGTATTTTTATAAATGTCTTGGAATGTGCAAACATGATCCGCTTAATAAGAAAATAAATTAGATAATAGAAAATAAAGTTGTCACTTGACCAAAGTATTACTTTTATATTACAAGACAATTATGATGATATTAAAACATAAAGTATATATACAAAAATAGCTTATCCATATGAACACTaattaataacaaaaaaaaaaattgttcttCTAATTTTATCTGAAAATGTTATTTATTAGAATTTGGTTGTGATAGGTAGGCAGCTCACTGGAGGGGAAAATGCCTAGTATAAAGCCAACTGTAAGTATCATGTATAGAAAAATAAATACTAATAATTTATGAATATACTATTGACTGATGTTTTTTACATGACACCTACTTTGTTACACGCAGGCGTTAAGGTTTTATGGGAGTTTTAATGTGACAGTCACAGGCATAACAATACAAAACAGTCCTCAGTGTCATCTCAAGTTTGACAACTGTGACGGAGTTTTAGTGTACAGTCTAAGCGTTTCGTCTCCCGGTGACAGCCCCAATACTGATGGAATTCACTTGCAGAACTCCAAGAATGTGTTAATCCACACTACTGATCTTGCATGTGGTAAGTAAtgttattttacaaaatttaCTAAAGAgttgtaaaatgtcattttcatcCATGAGGTTGcctagttttgcgactttcgtctaaaggtttgtttttctgcttctgaatccaaaaggtttgaaattttgtcattttcatctggctcgttaactccatccatttttatcactttatgtaaaaagaccgaatacccctttaaaagaccaaattgcccttttaAGTTAGCagaaaagacggaaatacccctgacttaacggagaaaagtggatggagttaacgagccgaacgaaaatgacaagatttcaagcCTTTTGAATCCAAAtacagaaaaacaaacctttagacgaaagtcgcaaaactggccaaacctgaTAGACGAAAAAAAAGACATTTTACTCCTTAATAACTTAAGTGCTCGTACTTATTAAATGTTAAGGTTTGCCTACATCTAACCCTTCCCAAACCCTGTC
The sequence above is drawn from the Helianthus annuus cultivar XRQ/B chromosome 12, HanXRQr2.0-SUNRISE, whole genome shotgun sequence genome and encodes:
- the LOC110895046 gene encoding polygalacturonase At1g48100 yields the protein MGCFSFKKLTFAFVVAILVWASSIETCNGRRGKHWRHSRDTLSSLYKKKGNNHGHQIIVEKPKSKSKSKPKPKQKHPLPTPEEPIAPPQKGSKFNVLDYGAKGDGASDDTLAFQAAWADACKVEASTMIVPSDYEFLVGPISFSGPYCQRNILFQLDGTIIAPTDAQAWGKGLLQWLEFTKLVGLTIRGKGTIDGRGSVWWTNSIVDDPIDNEEQQIISLDNTTVTQNPQVGSSLEGKMPSIKPTALRFYGSFNVTVTGITIQNSPQCHLKFDNCDGVLVYSLSVSSPGDSPNTDGIHLQNSKNVLIHTTDLACGDDCISIQTGCTNVFVHDVNCGPGHGISIGSLGKDGTTACVSNITVRDINIHNTMTGVRIKTWQGGVGSVQGVLFSNIQVSEVQFPIMIDQYYCDHSSCTNHTSAVALSNIAYENIRGTYTVKPVHVSCSDSKPCMDVRLTDIELKPMPKGYHMYDPYCWQAFGELYAPTIPEIGCLQQGTPSSSWDPDETGCAL